The proteins below are encoded in one region of Vulpes lagopus strain Blue_001 chromosome 10, ASM1834538v1, whole genome shotgun sequence:
- the LOC121500477 gene encoding 60S ribosomal protein L32-like, protein MTALRPLAKPKIVKKRTEKFIWHQSDRYVKIKRNWQKPRGIDNRVCRGFKGQILMPNIGYGSHKKTKHMLPRGFRKFLVHNVKELEVLLMCNKSYCAQIAHNVSSKNRKAIVERAAQLAIRVTNPNARLRSEENK, encoded by the coding sequence ATGACTGCCCTCAGACCTCTGGCGAAGCCCAAGATCGTTAAAAAGAGGACCGAGAAGTTCATCTGGCACCAGTCAGACCGATATGTCAAAATTAAGCGCAACTGGCAGAAACCCAGAGGCATTGACAATAGGGTATGCAGAGGATTCAAGGGCCAAATCTTGATGCCCAACATTGGTTACGGGAGccacaagaaaacaaagcacatgcTGCCCCGTGGCTTCCGGAAGTTCCTAGTCCACAATGTCAAGGAGCTTGAAGTGCTGCTGATGTGCAACAAATCTTATTGTGCACAGATTGCTCACAATGTATCCTCCAAGAACCGCAAAGCCATTGTGGAAAGAGCAGCCCAGCTGGCCATCAGAGTCACCAATCCCAATGCCAGGCTGCGTAGCGAAGAAAATAAATAG